A genomic stretch from Leptotrichia sp. HSP-536 includes:
- a CDS encoding tannase/feruloyl esterase family alpha/beta hydrolase: protein MKKLKLMIISSLLMATGITAFAAKTNDKKVEKKSVIFTGSTKEKCMSLKNSKIYQTEITSTEWKEEGPLEEDENARFSGSSTAKASAPAHCVVRGEIEQRKGADGKDYSIGFELRLPSKWNNKFLFQGGGGLNGTVSPAVGKARPSGSTATPALTRGYVVVSTDSGHSGSRDTSFAKDQQAILNYAFQSTGKVTNVAKQLIEIMYSSQPKHSYFMGCSNGGREAMQAAMYYPNEFDGIVAGNPGFRLSKAAIGEAWDNNQFLKYAPTDSNGNKIVADALTEEDLKTVVEGVIERCDAKDGLKDGIINSWEKCDFKPEMVEKKIGKEKVDLLNAIFNGAKNSKGENVYASWPYDAGISTRGWRMWKHGISKTGTPNSMNFMMGSSSLSDYYMKPAKPGMKSTEFDFDKDVAKTNEIGGLNDADKTDLSTFKARGGKMIIYEGVSDPVFSAHDIRDWYKKLVENMGNVDSFTRLFMVPGMNHCGGGPAMENFDALTALEKWTENGVAPDYIVGKAGKEYPDPNKEQPLCPYPKVATYIGGDKNKASSFECK, encoded by the coding sequence ATGAAAAAGTTAAAATTAATGATAATTTCTTCACTTTTAATGGCAACAGGAATCACAGCTTTTGCAGCAAAAACAAATGATAAAAAGGTTGAGAAAAAATCAGTTATATTTACAGGGTCAACAAAGGAAAAATGTATGAGTTTAAAAAACAGTAAAATTTATCAGACTGAGATTACAAGTACAGAATGGAAAGAGGAAGGTCCTTTAGAAGAGGATGAAAATGCCAGATTTAGCGGTTCCAGTACAGCTAAGGCTTCAGCGCCTGCACATTGTGTGGTCAGAGGAGAGATTGAACAAAGAAAAGGGGCAGATGGGAAAGATTATTCAATTGGATTTGAGTTGAGACTTCCTTCGAAATGGAATAATAAATTTCTGTTTCAAGGTGGAGGTGGATTGAATGGAACTGTTTCACCAGCAGTTGGAAAAGCTCGTCCATCAGGATCAACAGCAACACCTGCTCTAACTCGGGGATATGTAGTTGTAAGTACTGATAGTGGACATTCAGGTTCAAGAGATACAAGCTTTGCAAAAGATCAGCAGGCTATCCTGAATTATGCGTTTCAGTCTACAGGAAAAGTTACGAATGTTGCAAAGCAGTTAATAGAAATAATGTATAGCAGTCAACCAAAACATAGTTATTTTATGGGATGTTCAAATGGTGGTCGTGAGGCAATGCAGGCTGCAATGTACTATCCAAATGAATTTGATGGAATTGTAGCCGGAAATCCTGGATTTAGATTATCAAAAGCTGCAATTGGTGAAGCGTGGGATAATAACCAGTTTCTGAAATATGCACCTACTGATTCAAATGGCAATAAAATAGTTGCAGATGCTTTGACAGAGGAGGATTTGAAGACTGTTGTAGAAGGTGTAATTGAAAGATGCGATGCTAAAGATGGATTGAAGGATGGAATTATAAACAGCTGGGAAAAATGTGACTTTAAACCTGAAATGGTTGAGAAAAAAATTGGTAAGGAAAAAGTTGATTTGCTGAATGCAATATTTAATGGAGCGAAAAATAGTAAAGGAGAGAATGTTTATGCATCATGGCCTTATGATGCAGGAATAAGCACAAGAGGTTGGCGTATGTGGAAACACGGTATCTCAAAAACGGGAACACCAAATTCAATGAATTTCATGATGGGATCATCAAGTTTAAGTGATTATTATATGAAACCTGCAAAACCTGGAATGAAATCAACAGAATTTGACTTTGATAAGGATGTTGCCAAGACAAATGAAATTGGTGGATTAAATGATGCAGATAAAACTGATTTGTCGACATTTAAAGCTCGTGGCGGGAAAATGATTATTTATGAAGGTGTGTCAGATCCTGTGTTTTCAGCTCATGATATTAGGGACTGGTATAAAAAATTAGTCGAAAATATGGGAAATGTTGACAGTTTCACACGTTTATTCATGGTTCCTGGAATGAATCACTGTGGTGGAGGCCCTGCAATGGAAAACTTTGACGCATTGACAGCCCTTGAAAAATGGACAGAAAATGGTGTTGCTCCAGATTACATCGTCGGAAAAGCTGGAAAAGAATATCCAGATCCAAATAAAGAACAACCACTTTGTCCATATCCAAAGGTAGCAACTTATATTGGTGGGGACAAGAATAAGGCAAGTAGTTTTGAATGTAAATAA
- a CDS encoding transposase: MGHKHFTINERNQLDVLLKTEKTGIDFYFSDSYCCSWQRNCNENSNGFLREFYPKKTGISNIETEKPIRILMLINSRPRKRLNYTAPLEKFLNEIGFKKLVKYCNLYNQKS, encoded by the coding sequence ATGGGTCATAAACATTTTACCATAAATGAGAGAAATCAACTTGATGTTCTGTTAAAAACGGAGAAGACGGGAATAGATTTCTATTTTTCAGATTCATACTGCTGTTCGTGGCAGAGAAACTGTAACGAGAACAGCAACGGCTTTCTAAGAGAATTTTATCCAAAGAAGACTGGCATATCAAATATAGAGACAGAAAAACCCATAAGAATCTTAATGCTGATAAACTCAAGACCAAGAAAACGTTTAAACTACACAGCACCACTTGAAAAATTTTTAAATGAAATTGGTTTTAAAAAATTGGTAAAATATTGCAATTTATATAACCAAAAAAGTTAG
- the secA gene encoding preprotein translocase subunit SecA — protein MLKKIGEKIFGTSDEREIKKMQKLVNKINEIEPLFEKMTDAELQHKTVEFKERLKKETLDDILVEAFATVRETAKRLMGMRHYDVQLIGGMILHKGSIAEMKTGEGKTLMATLPIYLNALTGKGVHVVTVNDYLAKRDRDIMAELFEFLGLTSGVIVGNITPEQRKASYNCDITYGTNNEFGFDYLRDNMVGELDEKVQRGHNYVIVDEVDSILIDEARTPLIISGAAEETTEWYNTFAEVAKRLKRSYKTEEIKDKKNTVIPDEDWEDYEVDEKSHTVTITDKGIKNVEKILKIDNLYSPEYVELTHFLTQALKAKELFKLDRDYIINDENEVIIVDEFTGRLMEGRRYSDGLHQAIEAKEKLEVAGENQTLATITLQNYFRMYEKLSGMTGTAKTEEDEFKQIYSLKVIVVPTNKPVARVDLPDVIYMNKKAKYKAIAKKIEELYQKGQPVLVGTASIQHSEEVSALLKKKKIPHEILNAKHHEREAEIIAQAGRYKTVTIATNMAGRGTDIKLGGDAESFAAKVAVKGTPEYDEVHKAYVKECEEDKKKVITAGGLFILGTERHESRRIDNQLRGRAGRQGDPGTSEFYLSLDDDLMRLFGGDRLKNMMKILKIDEDEEIRHKQISKSVENAQKRIESRNFSSRKSLIEYDDVNNTQREVVYEQRDAILKNENLKELITAMISDTVDDIVNSAYVGEGSGEKDFNLLSDKLQETFGYEISEGLENASAEDISNKVYDDLIKLYDEKEEAIGEEIFRRIERYIMLEVLDSKWRQHLKDLTELREGIRLRSYGQRNPIHDYKIVAYDIYNEMIDAIKRETSSFILKLRVRGEEDTNNLTHEEVSNVKYEHDENEMIGDDVSDRMPSEPQRPLSRRERRERERRNV, from the coding sequence ATGTTAAAAAAAATAGGAGAAAAAATATTTGGTACATCAGACGAGAGAGAAATAAAAAAGATGCAAAAACTGGTAAATAAAATTAATGAAATTGAGCCGCTTTTTGAAAAAATGACAGATGCAGAATTGCAGCATAAAACAGTAGAGTTTAAAGAAAGATTAAAAAAAGAAACGCTTGATGATATTTTAGTAGAAGCCTTCGCAACAGTCAGAGAAACTGCTAAAAGACTAATGGGAATGCGTCATTACGATGTTCAGCTGATTGGGGGAATGATTCTTCACAAAGGTAGCATTGCGGAAATGAAAACAGGAGAAGGAAAAACTCTGATGGCAACACTTCCAATTTATTTGAATGCATTGACAGGAAAAGGAGTACATGTTGTAACAGTTAATGATTATCTGGCAAAGCGGGATAGAGATATTATGGCAGAACTTTTTGAGTTTTTAGGGCTAACTTCAGGAGTAATTGTCGGAAATATTACGCCAGAACAAAGAAAAGCTAGCTACAACTGCGATATTACTTATGGAACAAATAATGAATTCGGATTTGATTATTTGAGAGATAATATGGTGGGAGAACTTGACGAAAAAGTACAGCGTGGACATAATTATGTTATTGTCGATGAAGTTGATTCGATTCTGATTGACGAGGCAAGAACACCGCTTATTATTTCGGGAGCCGCTGAAGAAACTACAGAATGGTACAATACTTTTGCTGAAGTTGCTAAAAGATTGAAAAGAAGTTATAAAACTGAAGAAATTAAAGATAAGAAAAATACTGTAATACCAGATGAAGATTGGGAAGATTATGAAGTTGATGAAAAATCTCATACTGTAACGATTACAGATAAAGGAATTAAAAATGTTGAAAAAATATTAAAAATTGATAACTTATATTCACCAGAATATGTAGAACTAACACATTTTCTGACACAGGCTCTAAAGGCAAAAGAATTGTTCAAGCTAGACAGAGATTACATTATTAATGATGAAAACGAAGTTATTATAGTTGATGAATTTACAGGACGTCTTATGGAGGGAAGACGTTATTCAGATGGATTGCATCAGGCGATAGAAGCTAAGGAAAAACTAGAAGTTGCTGGAGAAAATCAGACTCTTGCGACAATTACATTGCAAAATTACTTTAGAATGTACGAAAAATTATCAGGAATGACAGGAACTGCAAAAACAGAAGAAGATGAATTTAAACAAATTTATAGCTTAAAAGTTATTGTTGTTCCTACAAACAAACCTGTTGCCAGAGTTGACTTGCCAGATGTAATTTATATGAATAAAAAAGCTAAATATAAAGCAATTGCAAAAAAAATCGAAGAACTTTATCAAAAAGGACAGCCAGTCCTTGTCGGTACAGCGTCAATTCAACATTCGGAAGAAGTTTCAGCATTATTGAAAAAGAAAAAAATTCCACACGAAATATTAAATGCTAAACATCATGAAAGAGAAGCGGAAATTATCGCTCAGGCAGGACGTTACAAAACAGTAACAATCGCAACAAATATGGCAGGACGTGGAACAGATATAAAACTTGGTGGAGATGCAGAATCTTTTGCAGCTAAAGTGGCAGTAAAAGGGACACCTGAATATGATGAAGTTCATAAGGCGTATGTAAAAGAATGTGAAGAAGACAAGAAAAAAGTTATCACTGCTGGTGGATTATTTATCTTAGGGACAGAAAGACACGAGAGTAGACGTATAGATAATCAGTTAAGAGGACGTGCGGGACGTCAAGGAGATCCGGGAACATCAGAATTTTATTTGTCGCTTGACGATGACTTGATGAGATTATTTGGTGGCGATAGACTGAAAAACATGATGAAAATATTAAAAATTGATGAAGATGAGGAAATTCGTCATAAACAAATCAGTAAATCCGTTGAAAATGCACAAAAACGTATTGAAAGCAGAAACTTTTCATCAAGAAAAAGTCTTATTGAATATGATGATGTAAATAATACTCAAAGAGAAGTCGTTTATGAACAAAGAGATGCGATTTTGAAAAATGAAAATTTAAAAGAGTTAATTACAGCAATGATTTCAGATACTGTGGACGATATTGTAAATTCAGCTTATGTCGGTGAAGGAAGCGGAGAAAAAGACTTTAATTTATTGTCAGATAAACTTCAGGAAACATTTGGATATGAAATTTCAGAAGGTCTGGAAAATGCAAGTGCAGAAGATATTTCAAATAAAGTTTACGATGATTTGATAAAACTTTACGATGAAAAGGAAGAAGCAATTGGAGAAGAAATTTTCAGAAGAATTGAGAGATATATAATGCTGGAAGTACTGGATTCTAAATGGAGACAGCATCTAAAAGACTTGACAGAGTTACGTGAAGGAATAAGACTTCGTTCATATGGACAAAGAAACCCAATTCACGATTACAAAATTGTCGCTTATGATATTTACAATGAAATGATAGATGCAATAAAACGTGAAACGAGTTCATTTATACTAAAATTAAGAGTACGTGGTGAAGAAGATACGAATAACTTGACACATGAGGAAGTTTCTAATGTAAAATACGAACATGATGAAAATGAAATGATTGGTGACGATGTTTCAGACAGAATGCCATCTGAACCGCAACGTCCACTTTCAAGAAGGGAAAGAAGAGAAAGAGAAAGACGGAATGTCTAA
- a CDS encoding autotransporter outer membrane beta-barrel domain-containing protein, whose amino-acid sequence MKKMRNAKKLVLLTALCAIISCGAAGGGAGDKTSDNTPTPTNPNKPIDLKPVDNNPVPINPNKPIDLRPVNKRYTEIDFSKMNYDNTNYKFKEAENKDEIGKGEYGYNIYYWDPNYTFYPDNTVTYKNKMIIKDGGIGLNFVPKGDQSVNYLSKIYMKDIIRKVTDKFKKELKNRNEIEVNEGGTYIVFNNSEVNLSDLDIRSLLDRKIEKYGYNSFADPIIIRGNGKMFKFRNSKIIIDESVNLGTSADDEYLKLMRLMINPKFEVTDEAKITGNGDNLIGVRAIGGRYYTGNYYNGVHGRSPSKDGIFWSENKGKIEMLGNNSIGVFLKGVSGFSNGLGIDNATIIVNKNSVGVYAVYDKGDFEDLDLNLKIRYDDFPKIYNTSDSIIEIGENSTGMYLYTKYYNTKMEFLNRSNGSRPYIIDKGKNATGMVFNINNEMSPTQPDGGYVDGGNSGGSIQLLKDRPTGIYVTGAGKVDIYNKNNGKIIIGNSEDKKSPGIGMYSDNPNGTIHNHHASIEIGKNSIGMAGVNGTTVENNKGGDIVIKGDNSIGMYLADGAKGVNDGVIRTETNSSDPILKNVVGVYLGKNAEFTNKQDARIVINSEGGAAIVLAGGNIIENRGTIQVSGGAVEQRTEPDVIIKSLSNRVMPVKKDLGIYVDSLGETNPIEGLANLGLKGAELLIGAEATEKTNATEVTVGKDVLDPFNKSIKESNIPYWTVGSGSLIWEANPEIKDNRVEKVTLKKQSYTKFADEKTKDVAEGLDEKYVVASEKDKQIFNYMNTLRDAESLGKVYKEIAGSQYINVQQRINQTDNLLDSQISSLQKDNAGKAGHHVETFFNKDKHDFKTEEVPNTTSTAFGASYLFNNTDSNWGAYGGVAINNYKFKDTGHSKESVSMLKAGGYKKFDLSIGDLDWTLGGDVFVSQNSMKRRIMTDKVYENKADYNAYGFSVKNEISKTYELGENSTIKPYGALRIGYGSFGKIKEKDATMGLDIKGNSYYSVKPAAGIELGYSKQVTDKTKLKASLDLAYEHELGKVDHKENEIKFINARTGYKRKSAKDESRGNLSTGVKVGLETGRFNFSVKGGYDTKDKNAHVGVGIGASF is encoded by the coding sequence ATGAAAAAGATGAGAAATGCCAAAAAACTAGTTCTTTTAACTGCATTATGTGCGATAATAAGCTGTGGTGCTGCTGGCGGCGGAGCTGGTGATAAAACATCAGATAATACTCCAACGCCAACAAATCCGAATAAACCTATAGATTTAAAACCTGTGGATAATAACCCAGTACCGATAAATCCGAATAAACCTATAGATTTGAGACCTGTAAATAAAAGATATACTGAAATAGATTTTTCAAAGATGAACTATGATAATACAAATTATAAGTTTAAAGAAGCTGAAAATAAAGATGAAATAGGAAAAGGAGAGTACGGATATAATATATATTATTGGGATCCTAATTATACTTTCTATCCAGACAATACTGTAACATATAAGAATAAAATGATAATAAAAGATGGCGGTATAGGTTTGAACTTTGTACCAAAGGGTGATCAGTCTGTTAATTATCTTTCTAAAATTTATATGAAAGATATAATTAGAAAGGTAACAGATAAATTTAAAAAGGAACTCAAAAATCGGAATGAAATAGAAGTAAATGAAGGTGGAACTTATATTGTATTTAATAATTCAGAAGTCAATTTATCAGATCTAGATATAAGAAGTTTATTGGATAGGAAAATAGAAAAATATGGATATAACAGTTTTGCAGATCCTATTATTATTAGGGGTAATGGAAAAATGTTTAAATTTAGAAATTCTAAAATTATAATAGATGAAAGTGTAAATTTAGGAACTAGTGCAGACGATGAATATCTTAAATTAATGAGATTGATGATAAATCCAAAATTTGAAGTTACAGATGAAGCAAAAATTACAGGAAATGGTGATAACCTAATCGGAGTAAGAGCAATTGGAGGAAGATATTATACTGGGAATTATTATAATGGAGTACATGGGCGATCCCCAAGTAAAGACGGAATTTTCTGGAGTGAAAATAAGGGAAAAATTGAAATGTTAGGAAATAATTCAATTGGTGTTTTTCTAAAAGGTGTATCAGGATTTTCAAATGGTTTAGGTATTGATAATGCAACAATAATTGTCAATAAGAATTCTGTAGGAGTTTATGCAGTTTATGATAAAGGAGACTTTGAGGATCTAGATTTAAATTTAAAAATTAGATACGATGACTTTCCAAAAATCTACAATACAAGTGACAGTATAATTGAAATTGGAGAAAATTCCACTGGTATGTATTTATATACGAAATATTATAATACTAAAATGGAATTTCTTAATCGTTCGAATGGTTCTAGACCTTATATTATAGATAAAGGTAAAAATGCAACAGGAATGGTATTTAATATTAATAATGAAATGTCACCAACACAACCGGATGGAGGATATGTAGATGGAGGTAATAGTGGAGGTTCTATCCAACTTTTAAAAGATAGACCAACAGGAATATATGTTACAGGAGCAGGAAAAGTAGACATATATAATAAAAATAATGGTAAAATCATAATTGGAAACTCAGAAGATAAAAAATCTCCAGGAATAGGAATGTATTCAGACAATCCTAATGGTACTATACACAATCATCACGCAAGTATAGAAATTGGTAAAAACTCGATAGGTATGGCAGGAGTAAATGGTACAACTGTTGAAAATAATAAAGGCGGTGATATCGTAATTAAAGGTGACAATAGTATAGGTATGTATCTAGCAGATGGAGCTAAAGGAGTTAACGACGGTGTAATAAGAACTGAAACTAATAGTTCTGATCCAATATTAAAAAATGTAGTTGGTGTTTACCTTGGAAAAAATGCAGAATTTACAAATAAACAAGATGCCCGAATCGTAATAAATTCAGAAGGCGGAGCAGCCATTGTACTTGCAGGAGGTAATATAATAGAAAATCGTGGAACTATCCAAGTAAGCGGGGGAGCAGTAGAGCAAAGAACCGAACCTGATGTAATAATAAAATCCCTTTCAAATAGAGTAATGCCTGTAAAAAAAGATTTAGGAATATATGTAGATTCACTAGGAGAAACAAATCCTATCGAAGGTCTAGCTAATCTTGGACTAAAAGGCGCCGAACTTTTAATCGGAGCAGAAGCCACTGAAAAAACTAACGCAACAGAAGTTACAGTTGGAAAAGACGTACTTGATCCATTTAACAAATCAATTAAGGAAAGTAACATCCCATATTGGACTGTAGGTTCAGGCTCATTAATTTGGGAAGCAAATCCTGAAATCAAGGACAACCGAGTTGAAAAAGTTACTTTGAAAAAACAATCTTACACAAAATTTGCTGATGAAAAGACAAAAGATGTGGCAGAAGGGCTTGATGAAAAATACGTTGTGGCAAGCGAAAAAGATAAGCAGATATTTAATTACATGAACACACTAAGAGATGCCGAAAGTTTAGGAAAAGTCTACAAGGAGATTGCTGGAAGCCAATACATTAATGTTCAACAAAGAATAAACCAGACAGACAACCTTTTAGACAGCCAAATTTCATCCTTGCAAAAAGACAATGCAGGCAAAGCTGGACATCATGTTGAAACATTCTTTAATAAAGATAAGCATGACTTCAAGACCGAAGAAGTTCCAAATACAACAAGCACAGCTTTCGGAGCTTCCTACCTGTTCAATAATACTGACAGTAACTGGGGAGCTTACGGAGGTGTTGCAATAAATAACTATAAATTCAAGGATACAGGGCATTCAAAGGAAAGCGTCTCAATGCTTAAGGCTGGTGGATACAAGAAATTTGACTTGAGCATTGGCGACCTTGACTGGACTTTAGGTGGAGATGTGTTTGTTTCACAAAACTCAATGAAGCGTAGAATTATGACAGATAAAGTTTATGAAAACAAAGCTGACTACAATGCTTATGGATTCTCAGTTAAGAATGAAATCAGCAAGACTTATGAGTTAGGTGAAAATTCTACTATTAAGCCTTATGGAGCGTTAAGGATTGGATACGGAAGCTTTGGAAAGATTAAGGAAAAGGATGCGACTATGGGGCTAGATATTAAAGGGAACAGCTATTACTCAGTTAAACCAGCAGCTGGTATTGAACTTGGATATTCTAAACAAGTTACAGATAAAACTAAGTTAAAAGCTTCTTTGGATTTAGCGTACGAGCATGAGCTTGGAAAGGTTGACCACAAGGAAAATGAGATAAAGTTTATAAATGCGAGAACTGGGTATAAAAGAAAATCTGCAAAAGACGAAAGTCGTGGAAACTTGAGTACCGGGGTGAAGGTCGGACTGGAGACAGGAAGATTTAACTTTTCGGTAAAAGGTGGTTATGACACGAAAGATAAGAATGCTCATGTTGGTGTAGGAATTGGGGCATCATTCTAA
- a CDS encoding PspA/IM30 family protein, translating into MASILGRFKDIMSANINSLLDKMENPEKMIDQYVRNMERDLNSVKSETAAVMAQESSAKRKVIECEDEIKKMDNYARKALKSGNESDAKLFLEKKATLQTKLESLNNDKEIAAQNALKMREMHDKLAKDIQTLSAKRSEIKAKMKMAKTSERISSLTGAGANGNISAFNAMEEKANRMIDEANAKMELNTPKSDGIDDLMKKYDDNSSETTSAVDDELERMKKEMGLE; encoded by the coding sequence ATGGCTAGTATTTTAGGGAGATTTAAAGACATTATGTCAGCTAATATTAATTCACTATTGGATAAGATGGAAAATCCAGAAAAAATGATAGATCAGTATGTGAGAAACATGGAAAGAGATCTTAACAGCGTAAAATCAGAAACTGCTGCAGTTATGGCTCAGGAAAGCTCTGCAAAAAGAAAAGTCATAGAATGTGAAGATGAAATAAAAAAAATGGATAACTATGCAAGAAAAGCATTAAAATCAGGAAATGAAAGCGATGCAAAATTATTTCTTGAAAAAAAAGCAACTCTTCAAACTAAATTAGAATCACTTAACAACGATAAGGAAATTGCAGCCCAAAATGCTTTAAAAATGCGTGAAATGCACGACAAACTTGCAAAAGATATTCAAACATTATCTGCAAAACGAAGTGAAATCAAGGCAAAAATGAAAATGGCAAAAACTAGCGAAAGAATAAGTTCTCTTACAGGAGCAGGAGCAAACGGAAATATTTCAGCCTTTAACGCAATGGAAGAAAAAGCCAACAGAATGATTGACGAAGCAAATGCAAAAATGGAATTAAATACGCCAAAAAGTGACGGAATTGATGATTTAATGAAAAAATACGATGACAATTCATCAGAAACAACTTCAGCTGTTGACGACGAACTTGAAAGAATGAAAAAAGAAATGGGACTAGAATAG
- a CDS encoding SPFH domain-containing protein, with protein MGLFGNQFANVVEWEEFNDDMLFWKWSNKEIKKGSKLIIKPGQDAIFLYNGKVEGVFVDDGRYDIESQIIPFLSTLKGFKFGFNSGIRAEVLFINTKEVTVKWGTKNAVNIPAAGLPGGMPIRAFGTMACRIDDYNVLIDKIAGIKQQFYIDDVKERVLSMLDQLLMRWISREGKDMFNLQMNSFEISSGIRQDLDMEMRKIGLCVPSFSISSFNYPEEIKRMQEKVAGQSMVGDVNRYTQMAMADSMGNDSSGGNMASNMAGMQMGMMMGQQMMNQMQNNQNQQAQPSPQNQSPASSDATPPKFCPECGTKTNGAKFCPECGKKLI; from the coding sequence ATGGGATTATTTGGCAATCAATTTGCAAATGTTGTTGAATGGGAAGAATTCAACGATGATATGCTATTTTGGAAATGGTCGAACAAGGAAATTAAAAAAGGTTCAAAACTTATTATAAAACCTGGACAGGATGCAATATTCCTTTATAACGGCAAAGTGGAAGGAGTTTTTGTAGATGATGGAAGATACGACATCGAATCTCAAATTATTCCGTTTCTATCCACATTAAAAGGCTTTAAATTTGGATTTAATTCTGGAATAAGAGCCGAAGTGCTGTTTATCAATACAAAAGAAGTTACTGTAAAATGGGGAACTAAAAATGCTGTCAACATTCCTGCGGCAGGACTTCCTGGAGGAATGCCAATTCGTGCTTTCGGTACAATGGCTTGTAGAATTGACGATTATAATGTTCTTATTGATAAAATTGCTGGAATTAAGCAACAGTTTTATATTGACGATGTGAAGGAACGTGTACTTTCAATGCTAGATCAGCTGCTTATGAGATGGATTTCAAGAGAAGGAAAGGATATGTTCAATCTTCAAATGAATTCATTTGAAATAAGTTCAGGAATAAGACAGGATCTGGATATGGAAATGAGAAAAATAGGGCTTTGTGTTCCAAGTTTTTCAATTTCCAGTTTTAATTATCCTGAAGAAATCAAGCGAATGCAAGAAAAAGTCGCAGGGCAAAGCATGGTTGGCGATGTAAACAGATACACTCAAATGGCTATGGCTGACTCTATGGGAAATGATTCTTCAGGCGGGAATATGGCAAGCAATATGGCTGGAATGCAAATGGGAATGATGATGGGACAGCAAATGATGAACCAAATGCAAAATAACCAAAATCAGCAAGCACAACCATCACCTCAAAATCAGTCTCCAGCCTCATCTGATGCCACACCACCAAAATTCTGCCCTGAATGTGGAACAAAAACAAACGGAGCAAAATTCTGTCCTGAATGTGGTAAAAAATTAATATAG
- a CDS encoding thymidine phosphorylase gives MRAVDIIQKKRDNKKLSDKEMEFLLNGYLAGNIPDYQMSAFLMAVYFNDMAKEELLKFTMLMRDSGDVIKFDEINRFLVDKHSTGGVGDKVTAVLSPILSALGMGNVKLSGKGLGHTGGTIDKFESIEGFKFSTAKDELVKIANKTGIGLMGYSDKIVPLDKKLYSLRDVTATVPSIPLIASSIMSKKLAIHSDVIILDVKVGDGAFMKNLEQAEKLAQRMIEIGKGAGRKVRVVLSNMDEPLGHAVGNANEIIEAIEFLKGNYADDLKEVVYTIVSLALMEKSEIRELEEGKEKIDEVIKNGSALKILGEFIEASGGNKELVNNYDLLPKAKSVMEIFSKKEGYVKKIKTEKIGKAAMIIGAGRAKKGDEIDHSVGINIFKKVGEKITGNEKIAEIYYNNNENVEEAKNMILEAFVLTGEKVEKQKAVLKII, from the coding sequence ATGAGAGCAGTGGATATAATTCAAAAAAAACGTGATAATAAAAAACTTTCAGATAAAGAAATGGAATTCCTGTTAAATGGCTATTTAGCTGGAAATATACCTGATTATCAAATGTCGGCATTTCTTATGGCAGTTTATTTTAATGATATGGCAAAGGAAGAATTGTTAAAATTTACAATGCTGATGAGAGATTCTGGAGATGTTATAAAATTTGATGAAATAAACAGATTTTTAGTGGACAAGCACAGTACTGGCGGAGTTGGGGACAAGGTTACCGCTGTACTTTCTCCAATCTTATCTGCACTTGGAATGGGAAATGTAAAATTGTCTGGAAAAGGGCTTGGACATACTGGAGGAACGATTGATAAATTTGAATCAATTGAAGGATTTAAATTTTCGACTGCAAAAGATGAACTTGTGAAAATTGCTAATAAGACAGGAATCGGGCTTATGGGCTACAGTGATAAAATTGTTCCGCTTGATAAAAAATTATATTCTTTACGTGATGTTACGGCAACTGTGCCAAGCATTCCCCTAATTGCAAGCAGTATTATGAGCAAAAAGCTGGCAATTCATTCAGATGTTATAATTCTTGATGTAAAAGTTGGGGACGGAGCTTTTATGAAAAATTTGGAGCAAGCTGAAAAATTGGCGCAAAGAATGATTGAAATAGGGAAAGGAGCTGGCAGAAAAGTAAGGGTTGTGTTAAGTAATATGGATGAGCCATTGGGGCATGCTGTAGGAAATGCGAATGAAATTATTGAGGCGATTGAATTTCTGAAAGGAAACTATGCAGACGATTTAAAGGAAGTTGTTTATACAATTGTAAGTTTGGCATTAATGGAAAAAAGCGAAATAAGGGAACTGGAAGAAGGAAAGGAAAAAATTGATGAAGTGATAAAAAATGGAAGCGCATTGAAAATTTTAGGTGAATTTATTGAAGCGAGTGGCGGGAATAAAGAGCTTGTAAATAATTATGATTTATTGCCAAAAGCAAAATCTGTAATGGAAATTTTTTCTAAAAAAGAAGGATATGTGAAAAAAATAAAAACAGAAAAAATTGGGAAAGCAGCAATGATTATAGGTGCTGGACGTGCAAAAAAAGGAGATGAAATTGACCATTCAGTCGGAATAAATATTTTTAAAAAAGTGGGAGAAAAGATAACTGGAAATGAAAAAATAGCTGAAATTTACTATAATAATAATGAAAATGTGGAAGAGGCTAAAAATATGATTTTGGAGGCGTTTGTTTTGACTGGGGAAAAAGTTGAAAAACAGAAGGCTGTTTTGAAAATTATATAA